The DNA sequence ttttttttttttttttatatatatttttttttattttattttataaattattggTATGTCTAGTATACTTCACTTCCATCAATCTACAATCTACAATCTGATATCTAAATCTAATTAGTCAATCATTAGTGTTTAATATGTGCCTCTTTCTTAATATATATACTGCTACCTATGCATACTGCCATACAAACTACGTTGTCAAGCTGGACTATGTTAATTAGTGTCCACATTGAAATATGTTTTACTTTAATTAATGTCGATTATAGATAATTTAATAATGAAAAGTTAACTTATCAATCTAGAACCCATGACATGTGCCACGAACCATGGATTGCAAAAGTTTGAAATTGAACACATGGCATCTTGGATAAATACGTACTCAAAGGATTCTAACTCTACGCGGAGGAATTGGTCTTGGTGGCTTTCAGTAGTGGTTGCTAACTACTACTCTATGTACACCGACGATATGTGAATCGGACTTTTGATGCAAGAATAAAcgatttttctttcttgatcACACACACTAATCTAATCGCGCTTCATCAAGGTCATaacttaattagttaattactCTTATGATCCTTGACTTTTCTGCATTGTACTTTCTGGTCGTAGAAATTAGCTAGTACTGCAATCATATTAATTTGATTGGAGAGTCGTAGTAGTTTAAGTAATTTTTTGAAGTGATATTTGTTCTTTATGTTACCACAGAGATCACTGAATCTTACTTCTATCAAGGCTCGGGGAATTATTTACCAAACGAAAGAGAGTTGTTTGTCCACTAGCTTATTGTAATTTGACAAAAGTATGTTCAtattatttcataatttttataaGTATTATGATTATAtaacatttcaaaattattataagAGTCAACATATTCACATGCCTCATttttatagagaaaaacaaacattttgtAATTCGAGGAGAATAATAACATTACATGACTATGTTAAAAGTACACTAAAAAAGCTGTtctattaggaaaaaaaaacaaagcaattttttaacaattttataaaaacaaattcaAGTGTTATAATTTGAGGAGATCAATAACATTATGTGATTGTGTTTATAGTACCGTAAATGATAACATTGTGTACTAATTTCAATCTAAAGAGATTGTCGTGTTTTGATTCCTCTTCTAGctaaagtgaaaaagaaaaagggccaGGACATCTAATAGAGTTGTGATATAACTGGATTGAAAGTAAAAAAAGTTCACATACATAAAAGTGGATTTATCATAATCCATATTACAACAATAGTCAATATACACCAAACATTTCAACTTTCTTTAGACTTGTAGTCCAAGTGGAGGAGCGGGGATTGCTTGACCCTCCACCATATTAAGTACACAGCCCTCCTCCACTTCCACAGACTCctttttgtaaatatatttgCAAGATGCCCACAAAAATGCCCCTAAATTGAGAGTAGATATGACCATAAGAAATCCGTAGTGATAATCCAAGTGACAGTCATTCAAGTTATTCGCAATCCAACTTTTACCCCCATTTCTCCCGGTAACTTTATCCACCATAGTTACCAAAAAGCTATTCAAGAAGTTACCAACGCCAATCCCACTTGTGAAAAAAGTTGTCCCAAGACTCTGCATGTCCTCCGGTGACTGGTCATAGAAAAACTCTAACAACCCAATCGCATTGAACACATCAGCTATCCCTAGTAGCACATACTGAGGCAGCAACCAAAAAATGCTCATGGGTACCATTTCTTTAGGCCCGTTGACATGGTGCACTCTAATCACATGCATTCTCTTAACTTCCACAGCATAAGCAACTGCAATGGCTATAACTTGTATCAGAAATCCAATGCCAAGCCTTTGGAGAAGTGTGATTCCCCTAGGGTTTTTAGTTCTAGCACGTACGAGTGGCACAAAGTAACGGTCGTACAGAGGCACGGATAGAAGCATTGATAGGGTCACAAAGCTCCCCAAGGAGGCTGCGGGGATTTGGAAGTGCCCACCTAAACTTCGGTCGAGGGTGGTACcttgtttgacaaaaagagtGTTGATTTGTGCCCAAATAGTACTAGGAATTAGCGTGACAAGCCATATTATGGCCATTCCTACAACAAGCTTTGTTCCTTCAACCTGAGTCACTGTGCATGGTGGCCTCGTTGAGGCGTCTGTGTTGCCGCCATATTTTATAGCAGCTTTGTCCAAAAACCTATCCAAACAAGAATTCTTTCGATTGATAACATATCATATTAGACTAAcagaaaattattattagttttcTAGATATATCCTTTTTAAATGCTAATGAGAGGAGTATTGAGGTTGTATTCATATACACCTTGTCTGGGTTTGAGACAATTAGTGGTGGGTAATATCCATGTGAATGATGCAATCCATATCAGAAACAACTTGACTGGGAGAGACTGTGACCATTCAAAGAAAGATACTACAAACGTAGTGTTATGAACAGTGCACATGGAAACAATTCATTAGAAGGAATGGTTACAAATGTCACAGAAAGCCCACCGTCGCATTTTCCACAGTAAATTTCCTAGATATGTACATAAAATGGGAGGTCCCCCCTTCACATTTGTTCATTCCACCAAGGCAGAGCTTTAAACTTTAAAGGAGTAAAGGACTACATAATCCATATGAGGCTCTGAATCTAATTGATATGTCCTTAGAATATTCCGCTCCAGATGGAAAAGGTAACTTTTTCCCCAAGCTACTACTACTTTTCACATGTAATTAAAGCAGCAATTTCACATGTATTTAGATTGCATATTGATTATAGTTCCGATGtatccttaattcaaaataattaatgtgtattttatttaatgtctcccattaaatatttaaatttattaatatacaaattttaatttattttttgacaaaaaaaaagtttttttttaatttattaattttatttaatattctgcaaacttgaaagactcaattaatgtacctaaatgtatgtaccgaaatgtattatattgaactaatgtatttaaatgttagtatcAAAATGTATGTATTGAAATATCTGCACCGAAAtgaattatattaaattaatgtaccaaaatatatgcacctaaatgtatgtaccgaaatgtattatattaaattaatctaCCTAATTGTTTGTACCAAAATGTGTGTACttaaatgtatgcaccgaagtgtattataatgaatttaatgtacctaaatgaagaagacaaaatatatcgaaatatattgtataacaaaaattagtttatccaaatgtttacaacaaaatatattacgataaatgaaatgaaaattataattataatgacATAAAATTACTACattaaaattagaaagaaaaagagaaataattaaaaaatgcaaatgtaattaataaatgaggttattaatgtatcaagggactaaaattatATTTCGATCTTACTCATGATTTTAGTTTAAAAGTCATCTTTATCAAGGATTagaatgaagttttctataataataatagtattaaaaaaaacttacctGAAAATCGGGGTGTAATACATCTGGCGTGTACCGCTATTAGTGTAATGTTGCGGCTCAAACTCATGAAGCTGTGATGGATCGGTAGGGAGCTGAAGTTTTCGGTTTTTGTAGGCAGTCAagggaatttgaatgaaatatcTTGCAGGGCTTTTGTTCTTACTAACTTTGCGCCTATATAATGGGGTTCCGAAATAAAAGATGAACAAGGATAACACGAGACCAACTGTGGGGATAGCATACCCTAACCCCCAACCCAAGTTTTCCTGAATATAAACAAGGCCAAGAGTTGCAACTAGGGCACCTAAGAAAGAGCTGAACATCCACCAGTTGAAAAATGAGGCCTTGAGCTGTTTCTCATGGGGGTCAAAATCGTCAAACTGGTCTGCCCCAAAGGTGGATATGTTGGGTTTTGTCCCTCCAGAACCTATGGCTATGGTGTAGAGAGAAATGTAGAAGAATGCAATCTGTGAAGTAGAGGCCTTGTTGCAAACGCCATTGATGCAGCTTGGTTTGAAGCTTTTGAGTGAAACAGCCATTGTCAGAAACATCATTCCCTGTATTCAAATAACTCTACAAATTAatattgtttttattaaattgggATTAGCTGTTGACATGTTGGTTTGTCTTTCTTTAAGCAGTAGATCAGTAGGGACCAAGTTTGGTGTGTCCCTTGATGAATACAAATAATTTCATGTCCTTTTTCTGTCAGTTGTAGTTCATTTTCCATCAACGTTGGAAGCATTAATAAAACAGAATATTATCCCCatatatattatttgtatttttatcgTCTATATATGGTACTTTAACTTATATGCAGTGGTGAAATTAGGATTTCATGTGTGGGGGCCTTTCACAACATAGGTATTTTGAACTCAAAGTATGAGAGTTTGGAGTAACTTGCATAAACATTGAAAGACCCTAAATTCattagagtttttttttctttttctttttttacttattctttcttacaaaaaaaaaaaaaaaaacaaagattgagGAACTATGAACTTGAACAAAAAACAT is a window from the Pyrus communis chromosome 16, drPyrComm1.1, whole genome shotgun sequence genome containing:
- the LOC137719510 gene encoding protein NRT1/ PTR FAMILY 5.1-like, which codes for MEAKAAGYTRDGTVDLWGRPVLASETGKWKACSFLIGYEAFERMAFYGIASNLVNYLTTQLHEDTVSSVRNVNNWSGAVWMTPVLGAYIADSYLGRFWTFTVSSLIYVMGMMFLTMAVSLKSFKPSCINGVCNKASTSQIAFFYISLYTIAIGSGGTKPNISTFGADQFDDFDPHEKQLKASFFNWWMFSSFLGALVATLGLVYIQENLGWGLGYAIPTVGLVLSLFIFYFGTPLYRRKVSKNKSPARYFIQIPLTAYKNRKLQLPTDPSQLHEFEPQHYTNSGTRQMYYTPIFRFLDKAAIKYGGNTDASTRPPCTVTQVEGTKLVVGMAIIWLVTLIPSTIWAQINTLFVKQGTTLDRSLGGHFQIPAASLGSFVTLSMLLSVPLYDRYFVPLVRARTKNPRGITLLQRLGIGFLIQVIAIAVAYAVEVKRMHVIRVHHVNGPKEMVPMSIFWLLPQYVLLGIADVFNAIGLLEFFYDQSPEDMQSLGTTFFTSGIGVGNFLNSFLVTMVDKVTGRNGGKSWIANNLNDCHLDYHYGFLMVISTLNLGAFLWASCKYIYKKESVEVEEGCVLNMVEGQAIPAPPLGLQV